The genomic segment atattgttatttttttcacattttaaatatttaacttcatttattaatttatttctcttaaaatatacaacacaaataacacatgtggaaaatagatacaTTACAGTGTTGTATGGTAGTATGtatgttaaaatatatatacacacacatatatatacatattcacatatatatatatatatatatatacacacacataagctgttttaatcacgagcatcctcatcattatttgctaaattgtaaaaatgtaattctcCGTTTttatgcatcataaatatgttgttattgtgaacgactttatatcaaaacaagcagttttactttgcaattctgtctaatatcataatgaatatcttatattgaccaccggctactaaatagttgttttttccacttccgcttgaccagactagatgctcattggccctcaggtcatttgagtttgacagaCGACTCTGAACGTTTCTTTGATGGTCGGTGATTATCTAACCTGATTAGCCTGATGACAGCGTGTCTGAGTTTGGACAGCAAAGcattgtgacgtcatcagtggtTTGATTCTTACCTAAATGTAATCGGAACATATACCTGGGTAATCACCTAACATTCAGATTCATCTGTCAAAAATCTATTTGTTCCAACTCACCGTGCGCGTGGCTCCACACGTGCCaaattcatattcaaagtgaaggaAATCCTTCGTGTGGTTACTGGCTTCACACGAGCCCAGCCGGAGCTGCGGTCGTGGTTCATCGGTACCGAACAAGCTTCGGTCGACCTGCACATGCATCTTGTTCATCTTGCACCGAGTCCTCACGGGATTCGGACCGCGCACGAAGAGCGGACTGCTGGGCCGCTCCGTCGGGATCAGGATCTCCCGCACGGCCGCAGGGAGAGGTTCCTGTCCGGAGCCTCTGGCCGGAGAGAAGCGCTCCCTCTCCACCAGCGGCACACGCGAGTCCACGAACACGGGCAGGTGGAGGTATGGCGGGGGCAGAACCTGCTCGGTGTGATGTCGCGGTGCTCCTCCATCAGCGGGAGACAACAACGGTAACATAAGAAATAACGAAAGCTGAgccaaatgacacatttaaattgaatataCATATGTTTAATCCAACTCAACTCTAAGATATTATCGCTGATGGTGTGCTGTTCACCTGAGTCCCAATTAAAAACACCTGGCGAACAATCACAGGGACACGCCCACTGTTTTACTCTTAAGTTAAGTTCTCAGAATAAGCTGCTGTGTACTGGTGTTCTGTTCATTTACTGTCGACAGTTCAAACGTTTATAGACatttattgatgatgatgatgatgatgatgcagcaCCACAAAAATGATGATATAATAACAATTAGCCAAGAGTCAAATATGATGAAAAGACATATTTTCCTTCATAAATGGCACATATGAGTTTCAACAGCACTGACAGTAATGTACACAAGTATGTACCTGTGTGTCTGGTGTCAGCAAATGATGGTATTTATAtgaatttattatattaaaaacaaaggcCTGCATatcatgaagaaaaacaaaacatagacaGACATGTCACATGTCCCTCAGTCTAAtctaatgatttgttttattttgaactgcGGTGCAGAAAACACCTCTGTCCACCTGTGACATACAGTCCTTCATTAGAGTTAAGAATTGTTCAGGGTCATGacccctccccccacacacacacacacacacacactgctaagTTACAGTTAATAGCACGTTTGTCATCttagtttcacagtaaatcactcacacacacatgattctGTTCAATGATCAAACTGAAGACCCTAATGGTGGATGTGTGATTCTGTGTTTATGCATCTGTTGTGTGTGGGAGGACGATGAATTCATGACAagctttttctcctcttcctaaAGTTGACGACCACTATTTAATTATTGGcgtcaatttcaatttcaagttacattttgtattattaaaatgaacttgactgtcctgtgttgtgtaaTCACTGTATAAGAATGATTGTATGATTTCCGTGGCCTTAGAAAAAGCAAGTGATAATATAATCACAGGCCTCCACAATCGTTTCTCCAGCAGTCTGGGTTCAAACTAAAGGTGCCATCTTCTCTGTGGTGTgtcagatccagatgtaaatactGAAATGTTCATCATGTGTTCAGTCTATGGCTAAAAcaaaggaattggcctcactgaGGTCACTGTCAGTGTGGGGAGACCGTGGTGACACTGGGCCAGGGCAGTTCTGCTCCGGTGGTCGTGGTGACGCTGCTCTGGACACCGGCCGCCCTGACCGTGTCCGCCAGGCCGCGGGCCAATGGCGACGGAGCTGAGGGGAACAGACTGCATTCCTGCCTAGAATATGtcaataataaagaataaaacgaATTTAAGCAGCAATATAAGAAATCTATTTCATATCTATTCATATGAAAATACAGGTCATTTAAACAGACGGAAACTTGACCTGGCTCTGGAGTGGGTCacagaaaatatttgaaaatattgatcaaaatGTTTGATTGTGAAATAGTGAAAACTTTGATCCTCAGTAACGACCAGAAAGgaagtgaatttcattggttcATTGGTTCATTGATACATGTAGTGTCTTGTTCATGTATACACTGCACATTAGGAAGtttacagcattaaaaaaaaaagaagaagaaaagagagagatgcATGTGTATGAACATATACGtcctttaaatgtaattatttatgCAGGTCAAAGTATGTAAGCaaatgcacgtgtgtgtgtgtgcgtgtgcgtgtgtgtgtgcgtgtgtgcgtgtgcgtgtgcgtgtgtggattCTCTGACTCAAAGTGACGTTTCAACCTGAAGGACAaacattatttcacattaaCAATGATGAGAGTGAAATGAATTAACGGCATCTATAGACATAAGTGTTTAATTCTCAGCTAAAAGAAAGAAGACGCAGAAAATGTCCCAGACAAAACAATTGGACATGGACATGTATCACAAAAATCACAAGACAGTTAAAATAATGAGACAAATCTAAAAGCAGAAAATGAGACAGTGATAAGACGAGCACTGCACTGATTCTGCTCCTATTCTAAACCGTTAGTATCACAACACGTGTTGGACACGCTGATAAACATGAAGTCCAACACGACTCTCCGAGTGAAATCAAACTTTCTTTGGTGCCATGACGGAAGACGACGAGGAGAAACGCTGCTGCAGGAAGTGCATCTGAGTGGAAAAGTATCAGTGATCACAGGGTGTGTTTGACGGCAGTCAGAGGGTTTGCTTTGTTGTGCAGGTTCAGCTGCAGCTCTCTGAACACACGGTCCCGCTCCTCAGCGTCCAACAGGATACGCTGCATCAGAGAGAAGATCACAGTCAACACGTCTCTGCTCTCATGTAGCTCTGCTTCACTCGCTGTGACTCATGACTTCACTGAGAACGGAAAGTTCACGCATCTTAACATTGAatcatttctgttattttaaatgtaatgaaacCACTTTCCCCTCAAGGATCAAGAAAgtgttgctgcagcagcacgTGAGCGGAGACTGGTTACAAACATTAACAAACAGCAGGTGAGACGACTGCTCAACATCTCTGtagcagtgttacagcgccacccCCAGGCCTTGCACATGCACtacagacatttgtgtttgtggacaaaaagaaTAAGATCATAAAGGGAcagttctgtttccatgtggataaaatgatgatgtcacagctgaaGCAGTCGACTGCAAACTGTAAATAATCATCATCAACCTGCACCTGCACACAGACGACATCccacaacaatggaggacagagATTGTGAAACACTCAGTTTACCTCGATGAGTTTATCTCTCTTGTCCAAACTGTCCCTCAgtttcctgtcctctctctctccgtcctcTCTGGTGTTCTGCCACGATCTCTCcgcctccttcttctccttctctttctccctcagcTCCTGCCGAGTGTCCCGGAGTTGAGTCCTCAGAGAAGACACTGTCTCGCTGTATTTCTGCTGCTGACTCTGGTGACGAGGACAGAAATGAAACGATGACATGTttgagtttgtgtctgtgtcattaAAGTCCATCTGATGTGAATAAAAACCATCTGGTTCATATGTCGTCGTCTATGTTGTGATTCTTTCCTGCAATGAAACACTTCTCCATTCTAActcttgtctgtgtttgaatAGCTGTCGACGTCTGATGACTCTttcatttagttatttagtAATCTTAGATTAACgcatttcaaaatgtgagattactttgttattttttttaatctgttgacATTTAATTCCTGTGTCTGGATATTTTTAACCTTCTGTTGTGTTCACTGAACCACTCGGGCATGAACAGGGCAAGACTTCTCTAGGTCAGAAACAAGGAGTTGTGCCAGCACCTCAGTGgcaatgaattaaaataaacacataaatacataaatacacatttcagCTGTCCTGCTTTAACAACCTGACGGCTGCTGGGATAAAAGACTGAGttgaattcaaaatgaagaaagtTCAATAAAATCAATCTAAATTGAAAACATGAAGACTGTGATCGTCCACTCCGTCTCATGTCTCACCTGCACCATGTCCTGGTATTCCTGCAGGGCTGTGGTGAGCTTGGTGACCTCCTGGCACAAGGTGGCGCTGTTTACCTCTCTTTCTTCCAACAAGGCTGCTCGGCTCACCTGCAGACATGCAGTGAGTGGAAGAACGTTCAGTAATAATCTTTTATTAGAAGGCAGATTTCTTGACATGGACACTGAGGATTAGTGCTTAAGTGGAAGATTAAAGGATCACTCCCTGGTTTGAAATGCTCCTGATGCACTggaggaaggtgtgtgtgtgcgcgtgtgtgtgtgtgtgtgtgtgtgtgtgtgtgtgtgtgcgtgtgaatcACAGAAGTGTACAGTTAAGCACTTTGATTGGTTATCAAGACGAGAAAATCTCTATAAACTAGTGGATCTTTCCTTTGGTCACAATTCCATTAAACATTACATGAACCTTACATGAGAGAGTATATTATTTAGTGTATTACCGGCACATTGTTCTGAGGGTTCTGCAGCTCCTCTTTGAGGAGGCGGATCAGAGCGTCCTTCTCCTGCTGGACAGCAGCGAGGGCCTGGTCCCTTTGTCTCCACAGCTCCCGctctttctccacctcctcctgcagaTGCTCCTTCTCTGCCAGGGCCACCTGCAAGTCCTGGAGAAAGCAGCTCAGTggattgtgtgtgcgtgtgtgcatgtgtgtgtgtgtgtgtgtgtgtgtgtgcgtgcgtgcgtgcgtgtgcgtgtgcgtgtgcgttcACCTTGATAACATCCTGGTTGCACTGGAGCACAGTGGTGAGTATATCGAGGTCTCTCTCTCGGTCTCTTCCAGCCTTTGTCAGCGCCTCAATCTCTTTCTTCATactattttctttctctgtgattTCCGTCCTCAGCGTCTGCAGAGCGGCCTGCAGAGCACACACAGTAAGTTATTGACATGACATTTGTCAATTCTAACAACAAATTCAATGAATATCAATAAATGATcggtggtaataataataataataataatataattaggctttttttttcataatctattGATCTGTCGATAATTCTCTCTATTTATTCGTTGCtggttgtttggtccataagatTTCACAAATTGTTGAAAAACGTTGAAATGACGATGAGTGATGATggagttttgtccacaaactaaactTATTCAGTTTGTGTTATGGAACAAATGAACCAGAAGATATTCCCATTCAAGAAGCTGTAAAATAAGATAACTTCTCATTGTTATGAACTGAACTTCTGTCATCCATAGATACTGTATGTTAGCTGCTGTGTTATTGACTTGTACTGCTGACCATGATTAACCCGAGACACAATCCAGCTGTTCATCAGCATCAAATGGAAAACAGAGTTCCGATATAAAACTGTGGGATGTCATGAGCAGACAGGACGACCGTTagataaaacactgacagacacttCACTGTCACTCAGGTCGATGTCATCGTTCGCTCTGACCTTGTTGTCAGAGAGAATTTCCCTC from the Solea senegalensis isolate Sse05_10M linkage group LG9, IFAPA_SoseM_1, whole genome shotgun sequence genome contains:
- the si:ch73-95l15.5 gene encoding BICD family-like cargo adapter 1; translation: MSLIRRLCVEEGAATQLTDKLTENLREILSDNKAALQTLRTEITEKENSMKKEIEALTKAGRDRERDLDILTTVLQCNQDVIKDLQVALAEKEHLQEEVEKERELWRQRDQALAAVQQEKDALIRLLKEELQNPQNNVPVSRAALLEEREVNSATLCQEVTKLTTALQEYQDMVQSQQQKYSETVSSLRTQLRDTRQELREKEKEKKEAERSWQNTREDGEREDRKLRDSLDKRDKLIERILLDAEERDRVFRELQLNLHNKANPLTAVKHTL